The DNA region GGATTGCTCGTGTTCAAGAGCAAGTTCAAGATTGGCAGAATAAAGCTGAGTTAGCCTTATCGAAAGATCGTGAAGACTTAGCTAAAGCCGCGTTGAGTGAAAAGCAAAAAACAGTGGGTTTATTGCACACACTTGAGATGGAACTGCAAGTTGTTGAAGAGCATGTTGCTCGTTTAAAAGATGAAATCGCACAACTTCAAGAAAAATTGAATGATGCTCGTGCTCGTCAAAAAACCATCATTATGCGTAAGCAAACTGCCACTTCGCGTTTAGAAGTTAAAAAGCAGCTTGATTCAAGCAAAATCGATGATGCGATGATGAAGTTTGAACAATACGAACGTCGAGTTGAAGGACTTGAAGCACAAGTAGAATCATATGATTTAGGTAAAAAGAACGTTCTAGCTGACGAGTTTGCAGCATTAGAAGCAGAAGATTCTGTGAACGATGAATTAGCAGCATTAAAAGCAAAAATGAGTGCAAAAGCACAACCTAAATCTAAAGCGTAAATTTATTCAGAGGTGAGTTATGGATATGGATCTTCTTATTGCACCAATTATCATCTTTATGGTGGTTGTGGCACCTATCTGGTTGGTTCTTCATTATCGCAGTAAGCGACAGGTGAGCCAGGGGCTCACTGAGGAAGAATTTAATCAACTTAATGATTTAATTGCTAAAGCTGAAAAAATGAGTGGTCGCATCGAAACGTTAGAAGCGATTTTAGATACTGAATCACCGGAGTGGAGGGCAAAACATGGGCTCAGCTAATGGTCGTACTCTATACCGCAACCCCAAAAGTGGTAAAGTGGCTGGGGTGTGTTCAGGTATCGCTGATTACTTTAACTTTGAAACATGGCTAGTGCGCGTTATCGCTGTGTCTATATTGTTACTGGGTGGAACAGGAGTTGTGCTTGTTATTTATATCGCCTTATGGATGATATTAGATATTAAGCCTCTTAACTTAGCGCAAAAAGAGCAGCACAAAGATATTGAAATCAAAAAGAAAGTTTGGCAAGCGGGTGAGCCTGCAAAGCAAGCGTTGTTTGATGTTAATCGTCAGTTTAATGGATTAGAAATCCGCTTACGTCGACTCGAAGAACATGTCACCTCAGACAACTTTGATCTTAAACGCCAAATTAATAGTCTTTAATCCTTCTAATG from Shewanella polaris includes:
- the pspB gene encoding envelope stress response membrane protein PspB translates to MDMDLLIAPIIIFMVVVAPIWLVLHYRSKRQVSQGLTEEEFNQLNDLIAKAEKMSGRIETLEAILDTESPEWRAKHGLS
- the pspA gene encoding phage shock protein PspA yields the protein MGIFSRFADIVNSNISAILDKAEDPEKMVRLIIQEMEDTLVEVRSTSAKVLAEKKELLRRIARVQEQVQDWQNKAELALSKDREDLAKAALSEKQKTVGLLHTLEMELQVVEEHVARLKDEIAQLQEKLNDARARQKTIIMRKQTATSRLEVKKQLDSSKIDDAMMKFEQYERRVEGLEAQVESYDLGKKNVLADEFAALEAEDSVNDELAALKAKMSAKAQPKSKA
- the pspC gene encoding envelope stress response membrane protein PspC; this encodes MGSANGRTLYRNPKSGKVAGVCSGIADYFNFETWLVRVIAVSILLLGGTGVVLVIYIALWMILDIKPLNLAQKEQHKDIEIKKKVWQAGEPAKQALFDVNRQFNGLEIRLRRLEEHVTSDNFDLKRQINSL